In Ostrea edulis chromosome 4, xbOstEdul1.1, whole genome shotgun sequence, a single window of DNA contains:
- the LOC125669133 gene encoding p21-activated protein kinase-interacting protein 1-like, which translates to MTFCTKHMAEMDFEVVVGTYEEILLGFRVIQVGENFQLEPSFTDHSHSGCIKHVAVSAKGMLASGGTDETIQLFSLRKRSQLGSLTHHSGSVTCVQFYKNSHMFSASEDGTFCIWKTFSWECLKTLRGHKGPVLSLSVHPSGKLALTVGQDKTLRTWNLITGKSAYISNIKRVADIVSWSPSGAFYAVVFASKVDVYKLETACVCSSWTLEKKINSFAFVNDSIVVYGGEGGMVSFYDINNNTEISSVNAEVNRIRGISLMKSDGSDEDKYYMFTASSDGFLKMFSVIVEGTKVNVKCLSSHNADFRLTCITVMRPQTLVKEEISEVTVNTDSVVEDRLSEKEEDTEQIESSANKKSPKRKTERNLKHSMKDKAVKRLGKQPLLKRKGKKIKKEIEDT; encoded by the exons ATGACGTTTTGCACAAAGCACATGGCAGAAATGGATTTCGAAGTGGTTGTAGGAACTTATGAAGAGATTTTACTTGGGTTTAGAGTTATCCAAGTAGGCGAG AATTTCCAATTGGAGCCAAGTTTCACAGACCATTCTCATTCTGGTTGTATAAAACATGTGGCTGTGTCAGCAAAAGGAATGCTTGCATCGGGAGGAACAGATGAAACCATTCAGCTGTTCAGTCTCAGAAAGCGGTCACAGCTAGGATCCCTGACTCACCATTCTG GATCTGTGACCTGTGTACAGTTTTATAAGAATTCCCATATGTTTAGTGCCAGTGAAGATGGGACCTTTTGCATTTGGAAAACATTTTCATGGGAATGCCTGAAGACCCTCAGAGGGCATAA GGGACCAGTCCTTTCTCTCTCAGTCCACCCCAGTGGGAAATTAGCATTAACAGTTGGTCAAGACAAAACTCTGAGAACTTGGAATCTCATCACAGGAAAGTCGGCTTACATCTCGAACATCAAAAGAG TTGCTGATATTGTATCATGGTCTCCCAGTGGTGCTTTTTACGCAGTTGTGTTTGCCAGTAAAGTGGATGTCTATAAACTAGAG ACTGCCTGTGTGTGCTCATCGTGGACGCTTGAAAAGAAAATCAACAGCTTTGCCTTCGTTAAT GACAGTATTGTGGTTTATGGTGGAGAAGGAGGAATGGTTTCTTTTTATGACATCAACAACAACACAGAAATCTCATCAGTCAATGCAGAGGTCAACAG GATCAGGGGTATTTCTTTAATGAAATCTGATGGATCCGATGAGGACAAATACTATATGTTTACAGCCTCCAGTGATGGATTTCTGAAGATGTTCTCTGTTATAGTGGAGGGAACCAAG GTGAATGTGAAATGTCTGTCATCACACAATGCAGATTTTAGACTGACTTGTATAACTGTGATGAGACCCCAGACTTTAGTGAAGGAGGAAATCTCTGAGGTTACGGTGAACACAGATAGTGTTGTTGAGGACAGATTATCAGAGAAGGAGGAGGACACAGAACAGATTGAATCAAGTGCAAATAAAAAGTCACCCAAGCGAAAGACAGAGAGAAATTTAAAGCACAGCATGAAAGATAAAGCTGTCAAGCGGTTAGGAAAACAACCACTGCTGAAAA gaaaagggaaaaaaataaagaaagagATTGAAGATACATAA
- the LOC125669135 gene encoding proteasome assembly chaperone 3-like — protein sequence MILRTSYLTKMAAPMSAGEFPLKTKQTAVDLNGEPTEVACIHYEDYDFILATQLNKMGTMVEVTRDVVLQEMSAARPSYTTRVLLGVDEPLTHVIAKNLLSKLDTTKKILLSFSLKDNSPKVIQGLSEVIQTVVE from the exons ATGATTTTGAGAACAAGTTATCTaaccaaaatggcggcgcccatgagTGCAGGTGAATTTCCTCTGAAAACCAAACAG ACAGCTGTTGATTTGAATGGTGAACCAACTGAAGTAGCATGCATCCATTATGAAGACTATGACTTTATTCTTGCAACTCAACTTAATAAGATGGGAACTATG GTAGAAGTTACGAGAGATGTAGTTCTCCAGGAAATGTCTGCAGCCAGGCCCTCCTACACAACTCGTGTTCTGCTGGGAGTGGATGAG CCTCTGACTCATGTCATTGCCAAGAACCTGCTGTCAAAGTTGGATACCACCAAAAAGATTCTGTTGTCCTTCTCACTAAAAGACAACTCACCAAAAGTCATCCAAGGATTAAGTGAAGTCATTCAAACCGTGGTGGAATGA